One part of the Phacochoerus africanus isolate WHEZ1 chromosome 7, ROS_Pafr_v1, whole genome shotgun sequence genome encodes these proteins:
- the CRELD2 gene encoding protein disulfide isomerase CRELD2, whose translation MRPPVPSLGVLLLLLLPPPPGEATKKPTPCKRCRELVDKFNQGMVDTANKNFGGGNTAWEEKTLSKYEFSEVRLLEILEGLCGSSDFECNQLVEEHEERLEAWWLRLKKNHPDLFEWFCVKTLEVCCPPGTYGPDCLACQGGSERPCSGNGHCSGDGSRQGDGSCQCHAGYQGPLCTDCVDGYFSSLRNATHSVCSACDQSCKTCTGPTHRDCGQCEVGWVQEDDACVDVDECAAETPPCGDGQYCENSRGAFTCEDCDATCVGCTGKGPEGCKECVPGYSKDSGQCTDIDECSLEEKPCARQNENCYNTPGSYVCVCPEGFEETEDACVQIRPAGDEAAEENPTQLPSREDL comes from the exons ATGCGCCCTCCGGTTCCGTCGCTgggggtgctgctgctgctgcttctgccgcCGCCTCCCGGCGAGGCCACCAAGAAGCCGACGCCCTGTAAGCGCTGCCGGGAGCTGGTGGACAAGTTTAACCAG GGTATGGTGGACACGGCAAATAAGAACTTTGGAGGTGGAAACACAGCTTGGGAGGAAAAGACACTGTCCAAGTATGAATTCAG CGAGGTCCGCCTGCTGGAGATCCTGGAGGGCCTGTGCGGGAGCAGCGACTTCGAGTGCAACCAGCTGGTGGAGGAGCACGAGGAGCGCCTGGAGGCCTGGTGGCTGCGGCT GAAGAAGAATCATCCTGACCTATTTGAATGGTTTTGTGTGAAAACACTGGAAGTCTGTTGTCCTCCGGGAACTTACGGGCCGGACTGCCTGG CGTGCCAGGGCGGGTCGGAGAGGCCCTGCAGCGGGAACGGCCACTGCAGCGGAGACGGCAGCCGGCAGGGGGACGGGTCCTGCCAGTGCCATGCGGGCTACCAGGGGCCGCTGTGCACCGACTGTGTGGACGGCTACTTCAGCTCGCTGAGGAATGCGACACACAGCGTCTGCTCAG CCTGTGACCAGTCCTGTAAGACGTGCACGGGCCCCACCCACAGGGACTGCGGGCAGTGCGAAGTGGGCTGGGTGCAGGAGGACGACGCCTGCGTGG ACGTGGACGAGTGCGCGGCGGAGACGCCCCCCTGCGGCGACGGGCAGTACTGCGAGAACAGCCGCGGCGCGTTCACCTGCGAAG ACTGTGATGCCACCTGTGTGGGCTGCACGGGCAAGGGTCCCGAGGGGTGTAAGGAGTGCGTGCCCGGCTACTCCAAGGACAGCGGCCAGTGCACAG ATATTGACGAGTGCTCGCTGGAAGAAAAGCCCTGTGCGCGGCAGAATGAGAACTGCTACAACACGCCTGGCAGCTACGTCTGTGTGTGTCCCGAAGGCTTCGAGGAGACAGAGGATGCCTGTGTGCAGATACGGCCCGCGGGGGACG AAGCGGCAGAAGAAAATCCCACACAGCTGCCCTCCCGCGAAGACCTGTGA